Proteins encoded in a region of the Penaeus vannamei isolate JL-2024 chromosome 30, ASM4276789v1, whole genome shotgun sequence genome:
- the defl gene encoding integrator complex subunit 7, whose protein sequence is MATALARPISFPDLGLNDQDQDGNSALLELDRGLKSSRTGEQCEAISKFPALFEKYPFPILINSALLKLAEVFRQETPGSNFVRVCVVEVVESCGRHLDKLINVDEFLRRITTVMHSNDPLARALTLRTLGWMSGVVGENRQVQHLIREALDAKESVELQAAIMAAEKYAAKSKTFAMNMCERLTHMIGGLATPVDVKLQLIQVFQHMHHDAETAATVRSLCLELLKEYPTQRVVITTLHTLTQLAAHILVDIPQQVDLLMGYLEKETRLGVRQAVLGELGYLAEAAPHAWSAENVEILVEFTRSSQHNAAMTTTALSVLASLTAAPALPRITLTPDCSLVDLCRECVYDGNIQVACRAIQLFTNIAIYMHEEQNTRVVCEEAHCAALSLLQSVVCAVQPDDNNVANSEEFIPAGLRTCLVCTVLLAKTSPTIMCDLASTLTDILADGILSVCGCQLVCEALASLGGSRADVLTPHLPPILKLIQKFTHDAPLNTHKTKLMGTLVTLVMQVFHGHVWSSQAEAAVVAASKCVHLWAAFCMARQSSRYGHHSLAAGMYGVLSWRVCSDQQHFWVSALGEVSRGEASPLASGDRASNLTAANTHLHRALSALKAASTSSQPMTFCQEYVRLRAETFMCHAQLLHACLSLRTAPPPAIAASLATSTRDDLLRCGRVSQQLAKSARDFNSLASQYGTLYQSVFDADPQTLCNIALLQQGALLVAQGIEIITRPSAGQLTEDYTGPDLTTITSKLGGGETVETQTIITVLEEATTMVRRLAQVSCEVKPVREQHLQLLQGISQVLTSVPLPYPRFFFQTLQKTTITLALLPQPRTPGDPISVQTSSQLAVKVEGVIGHGRRPGLFRSVRSVTLTVNSVIQNRPQHTMDLKIEPNETLTQTAEPHNDFFAAQFLLGFPVPGLYQVTVDTSVTDDSDDAWQTGPRHTLTVKSQEDPANKTSVPQAPRQAPPSQYAAPSSQGAAVPPPGVSVLPTGPPGTSTASQPMSQYNMGRPVL, encoded by the exons GATTAAAATCTTCTAGAACAGGAGAACAGTGCGAAGCCATCTCTAAATTTCCTGCCTTGTTTGAAAAGTACCCATTTCCAATTCTCATTAACTCGGCTCTTCTCAAGTTAGCAGAAGTGTTTCGACAAGAAACTCCAGG GAGTaattttgtgcgtgtatgtgttgtagaGGTTGTAGAGTCATGCGGCCGACACTTAGATAAACTCATCAATGTGGATGAATTCCTGAGACGCATCACTACAGTAATGCACTCTAATGACCCT TTAGCCAGAGCCCTAACCCTCCGAACCCTGGGTTGGATGTCTGGTGTTGTGGGGGAGAATCGCCAGGTGCAGCATCTGATCCGTGAAGCCCTTGATGCTAAGGAGTCAGTGGAGCTCCAGGCTGCCATCATGGCTGCAGAAAAATATGCTGCAAAGTCTAA AACCTTTGCTATGAATATGTGTGAGCGCTTGACCCACATGATTGGTGGTCTTGCAACGCCAGTTGATGTAAAGCTCCAGCTTATCCAGGTGTTTCAGCATATGCATCACGATGCAGAAACTGCTGCTACA GTACGAAGTTTGTGCCTGGAGCTCTTAAAAGAATACCCAACACAACGTGTTGTGATAACAACTCTTCACACTCTTACCCAGCTGGCAGCCCACATTCTTGTAGATATTCCACAGCAG GTGGATCTGTTGATGGGGTACCTTGAGAAGGAAACTCGTCTTGGAGTACGCCAAGCAGTGTTGGGAGAACTGGGCTACCTAGCAGAAGCAGCACCTCATGCATGGTCAGCAGAAAATGTTGAGATACTGGTGGAGTTCACTAGATCTTCACAGCATAATGCTGCCATGACAACAACAGCTCTCTCTGTTTTGGCATCTTTAACAGCTGCTCCAGCACTACCACGTATAACATTGACCCCAG ACTGTTCTCTTGTGGATTTGTGCAGAGAATGTGTTTATGATGGCAATATCCAGGTGGCATGCAGAGCCATACAACTCTTTACTAACATTgctatatacat GCATGAAGAGCAGAACACAAGGGTGGTATGTGAGGAGGCACATTGTGCAGCCCTCAGTCTCCTCCAAAGTGTGGTGTGTGCTGTGCAACCTGACGATAATAATGTAGCTAATTCTGAAGAATTTATTCCTGCTGGTCTGCGCACATGCTTG GTTTGCACAGTGCTGCTGGCAAAAACAAGTCCAACTATTATGTGTGACTTAGCAAGTACTCTTACAGACATACTGGCAGATGGCATACTTTCCG TGTGTGGATGCCAGCTGGTGTGTGAGGCCTTAGCATCACTCGGAGGAAGTCGAGCAGATGTACTCACCCCACACCTTCCTCCAATCTTGAAACTCATCCAGAAATTTACTCATGATGCCCCTctcaatacacacaaaacaaaacttaTG gGTACATTAGTGACATTAGTGATGCAAGTGTTCCATGGTCATGTGTGGTCCAGCCAAGCTGAGGCTGCTGTTGTGGCAGCTAGCAAATGTGTACATTTATGGGCAGCTTTCTGTATGGCCAGACAGTCATCAAG ATATGGCCATCACAGTCTTGCTGCTGGTATGTATGGTGTGTTAAGTTGGAGAGTTTGCTCAGACCAGCAGCACTTCTGGGTATCTGCCCTTGGTGAAGTTAGTCGTGGTGAGGCTAGTCCACTGGCTTCAGGAGACCGGGCTAGTAACCTGACAGCTGCAAATACCCACCTTCACAGAGCATTATCAGCTCTCAAG GCTGCTAGCACATCCAGTCAACCAATGACCTTCTGCCAGGAGTATGTGAGGCTTAGAGCTGAAACATTCATGTGTCATGCTCAGCTGCTTCATGCTTGCCTCTCCCTGCGCACTGCCCCTCCTCCAGCTATAGCTGCTTCTTTAGCAACATCCACTAGAGACGACCTGCTTAGGTGTGGTCGTGTATCCCAGCAGCTTGCAAAATCAGCAAGAGATTTCAACAGTCTAGCATCACAGTATGGGACCCTCTATCAG TCAGTATTTGATGCTGATCCGCAGACCCTGTGCAACATTGCACTTCTGCAGCAGGGTGCCTTACTTGTGGCTCAGGGCATTGAGATCATAACTAGACCCTCAGCTGGTCAGTTGACAGAAGACTATACTGGCCCAGATCTCACAACTATCACAAGCAAACTTGGTGGTGGAGAGACTGTAGAGACACAGACTATCATCACTGTCTTAGAGGAAGCCACAACAATGGTTCGCAGGTTGGCTCAG GTATCATGTGAAGTCAAACCAGTAAGGGAGCAGCATCTTCAGCTTCTTCAGGGAATTTCCCAAGTGTTAACAAGTGTTCCACTTCCATATCCTCGCTTCTTCTTCCAAACTCTCCAGAAAACCACTATTACTTTAGCTCTTCTACCACAACCACGCACTCCGGGAGACCCAATTTCAGTCCAG ACATCATCACAATTGGCAGTAAAAGTAGAGGGAGTTATAGGCCATGGCAGAAGGCCTGGACTTTTCCGATCTGTTCGCTCTGTTACACTAACAGTAAACTCAGTGATCCAAAATCGTCCTCAGCACACAATGGACCTAAAGATTGAGCCCAATGAGACTTTAACTCAGACTGCAGAACCTCATAATGACTTCTTTGCTGCACAATTTCTCTTAGGATTTCCTGTACCTGGACTTTACCAA gTGACTGTAGATACATCTGTAACTGATGACTCTGATGATGCTTGGCAAACTGGTCCAAGGCACACACTCACAGTAAAGTCACAGGAGGATCCAGCCAACAAGACAAGTGTCCCTCAGGCGCCCAGACAAGCTCCGCCATCTCAGTATGCAGCCCCATCATCACAGGGAGCAGCAGTGCCACCACCAGGTGTCAGTGTTCTGCCAACGGGGCCCCCAGGAACAAGCACAGCGTCTCAACCAATGTCCCAGTATAATATGGGAAGACCAGTTCTTTAA